The following are from one region of the Leptolyngbya iicbica LK genome:
- the lpdA gene encoding dihydrolipoyl dehydrogenase, producing the protein MSQAFDYDLVIIGAGVGGHGAAIHAVRRGLKTAIIEAADMGGTCVNRGCIPSKALLAASGRVREIQDTHHLESLGIQVGGVSFDREAIAGHANNLVSKIQGDLTNSLTRLGVDTIRGWGRVAGEQKVVVTTAAGDQTITAKDIMLSPGSVPFVPPGIEIDNKTVFTSDAAVKLEWLPEWIAIIGSGYIGLEFCDVYTALGSEVTIIEALDKIMPTFDPDIAKIAERVLIKPRPVETRAGVLAMKVTPGSPVVIELADRETKEVVDVLEVDACLVATGRIPATKDLGLERVGVEPDRRGFITVDDELRVVRDGEPVPHLWAIGDATGKMMLAHAASAQGVVAVDNICGESRTVNYRSIPAAAFTHPEVSFVGMTEPQAKAYADEQGFAIATVKTYFKGNSKALAEGESDGLAKVIYRKDTGEILGAHIIGLHASDLIQEAANAIAQGQTVTALSYCVHTHPTLSEVMDEAFKRAVVSA; encoded by the coding sequence GTGAGTCAAGCCTTTGACTACGATTTGGTGATTATTGGTGCCGGTGTTGGGGGCCATGGGGCGGCCATTCATGCGGTGCGTCGGGGGCTCAAAACCGCCATTATTGAGGCTGCCGACATGGGCGGCACCTGTGTCAATCGCGGCTGCATTCCCTCCAAAGCTTTGCTCGCAGCGTCCGGTCGCGTCCGTGAGATACAAGATACTCATCATTTAGAATCCCTCGGCATTCAAGTCGGTGGCGTTTCCTTTGATCGAGAAGCGATCGCGGGGCATGCCAATAACCTTGTCAGCAAAATCCAAGGTGACCTGACCAACAGCCTGACGCGCTTGGGCGTCGACACGATTCGCGGTTGGGGGCGTGTCGCGGGCGAACAAAAAGTCGTCGTCACCACCGCAGCGGGCGACCAAACAATTACGGCTAAAGACATCATGCTATCTCCCGGTTCTGTGCCCTTTGTGCCGCCGGGCATTGAAATCGATAACAAAACCGTGTTTACCAGCGACGCTGCCGTCAAGTTGGAATGGCTCCCCGAATGGATTGCCATCATCGGTAGTGGTTACATTGGCTTAGAGTTTTGCGATGTTTACACCGCTTTGGGCTCTGAGGTCACTATTATCGAAGCGCTCGATAAAATCATGCCGACCTTTGATCCTGACATTGCCAAAATCGCCGAGCGCGTCCTGATCAAGCCACGTCCGGTGGAAACACGGGCTGGGGTGCTGGCCATGAAGGTGACTCCTGGATCCCCCGTTGTCATTGAACTGGCGGATCGCGAAACTAAAGAAGTGGTTGACGTTTTGGAAGTGGATGCTTGTCTCGTGGCAACGGGTCGTATTCCTGCCACTAAGGATTTAGGGCTAGAGCGTGTGGGCGTCGAGCCTGATCGTCGCGGCTTCATTACTGTCGATGACGAGCTGCGGGTGGTACGCGATGGTGAGCCTGTGCCTCATCTGTGGGCAATTGGTGACGCTACAGGCAAGATGATGCTCGCCCATGCGGCTTCGGCCCAGGGCGTTGTCGCCGTTGATAACATCTGCGGCGAGTCACGCACCGTTAACTATCGCAGCATCCCGGCGGCCGCATTTACTCACCCTGAGGTGAGCTTTGTCGGCATGACTGAGCCCCAAGCCAAAGCGTATGCCGATGAACAAGGCTTTGCCATTGCGACAGTTAAAACCTATTTCAAAGGCAATTCCAAAGCGCTGGCCGAGGGCGAATCTGACGGTTTGGCCAAAGTAATTTATCGCAAAGATACGGGTGAAATTTTGGGCGCTCACATCATCGGTCTGCACGCTTCCGACCTGATTCAAGAAGCGGCTAATGCGATCGCTCAAGGGCAAACTGTCACAGCTTTGTCCTATTGTGTTCATACTCATCCCACACTTTCAGAGGTGATGGATGAGGCCTTTAAGCGTGCTGTCGTTAGTGCATAA